A single Coregonus clupeaformis isolate EN_2021a chromosome 39, ASM2061545v1, whole genome shotgun sequence DNA region contains:
- the LOC121554379 gene encoding trafficking protein particle complex subunit 14, with translation MVLMMESQCEYFMYFPAVPITDLSDPSKYRTLPRRSHLYLGETVQFLLVLRSRDERSGSGETKGSGDSDSGTRAWKELVGSLSAVASVCPGESRHRSQLHPHEFQRSYSDDGADEDPDEVDFAVGTSHIGRRESRNRGFRECKPLLIHNNTGIDGRQYRRAPVQSPMDKPVVLNNEVIFPLTVSLDKLHVNTLKVKIVVTVWKQEKENVEIREHGYLTILQLRSPRHTFRQDLNTFKAQVSTTLSVLPPPTVKCQQITVSGKHLTVLKVLNSSSQDEVCVSNVRVVPNFNASYLPMMPDGSVLLVDNVCHQSAEVAMGSFHRMNSSSSHLPSMLSALEEQNFLFQLQLRDLPEEESSEGLEVPLVAVLHWSTSKLPFTRYISTHYQLPSVRLDRPRLVMTASCPSAVRPQEHFRVKYTLLNNLQDFLAVRLVWTPEGRGRQDPSVSSVVCHSPLNNLGQCRKGSTLSFTVAFQILKAGLFELSQHMKLKLQFTASCSNPSAEARPMSLSLSRNNSAVRDVLDRQSLGRSQSFSHQQPSRSHLMRTGSVMERRAITPPVGSPVGRPLYLPPERPVLSLDKIAKRECKVLVLDLGRDWESEGGRVGGTR, from the exons atggTTCTAATGATGGAATCGCAATGCGAGTATTTTATGTATTTCCCTGCCGTTCCCATCACGGACCTTTCCGACCCGTCAAAATACCGAACTCTCCCCCGTCGCAGTCACCTCTATCTCGGCGAGACGGTGCAGTTTTTGTTGGTCCTGCGGTCCAGAGATGAAAGGTCGGGCTCGGGCGAGACAAAGGGAAGTGGGGATAGTGACAGCGGTACCCGGGCTTGGAAGGAGCTGGTAGGGTCCCTCTCCGCTGTAGCAAGTGTCTGCCCCGGCGAGAGCCGACATCGCTCTCAACTTCACCCCCATGAGTTCCAGAGAAGCTACAGCGACGACGGTGCAGACGAGGACCCCGACGAGGTTGACTTTGCTGTGGGTACATCCCATATAGGCAGGAGGGAGTCCAGGAACCGAGGCTTCAGAGAATGCAAGCCGCTTCTCATTCACAATAACACGGGGATTGATGGGCGGCAGTATCGGCGGGCACCGGTGCAG TCACCCATGGACAAGCCAGTGGTACTGAACAATGAGGTCATCTTCCCTCTGACCGTCTCATTGGACAAACTCCACGTCAACACACTCAAGGTCaag ATCGTAGTGACGGTGTGGAAGCAGGAGAAGGAGAATGTAGAGATCAGGGAACATGGTTACCTCACCATCCTACAGCTGAGGAGCCCCAGACACACCTTCAGACAGGACCTCAACACCTTCAAGGCCCagg TCAGCACCACCCTGAGTGTTCTTCCTCCTCCGACTGTGAAATGTCAACAGATTACCGTCTCTGGGAAGCACCTAACCGTTCTCAAAG TATTAAACTCCAGTTCCCAGGATGAGGTGTGTGTTAGCAATGTGAGGGTTGTTCCTAACTTCAACGCGTCCTATCTCCCCATGATGCCTGATGGCTCTGTCCTCCTAGTGGACAATGTCTG CCACCAATCAGCGGAGGTTGCCATGGGGTCGTTCCACAGAATGAACAGTAGCTCCTCCCACCTTCCCAGCATGCTCTCTGCCCTGGAAGAGCAGAACTTCCTGTTTCAGCTGCAGCTCAGAGACCTGCCAGAGGAAGAGTCCAGCGAG GGTCTGGAGGTTCCATTGGTAGCTGTGCTGCACTGGTCTACCTCTAAGCTTCCCTTTACCAG GTACATTTCGACCCACTACCAGCTGCCCAGCGTGAGACTGGACCGCCCCCGTTTGGTGATGACAGCTTCCTGTCCGAGTGCCGTGAGGCCGCAGGAGCACTTCCGGGTCAAATACACCCTCCTCAACAACCTGCAGGACTTCCTGGCTGTACGCCTGGTCTGGACACCcgaag GTCGTGGTCGTCAGGACCCGTCAGTGAGTTCTGTGGTGTGTCACTCCCCCCTCAACAACTTGGGACAGTGTCGGAAAGGATCCACCCTCTCCTTCACAGTCGCCTTCCAGATACTCAAGGCAGGACTCTTTGAG ttAAGCCAGCACATGAAGCTGAAGCTCCAGTTCACTGCGTCCTGTTCCAACCCTTCAGCTGAGGCCAGAcccatgtctctgtccctgtcccgtAACAACTCTGCTGTTAGAGACGTGTTGGACAGACAGAGTCTGGGACGGTCACAGAGCTTCTCCCACCAACAACCCTCACGGTCACATCTTATGAG GACGGGCAGTGTTATGGAGCGCCGGGCCATCACTCCTCCAGTGGGATCACCAGTGGGTCGACCCCTCTACCTTCCGCCCGAACGCCCCGTCCTCTCACTGGACAAGATCGCCAAGAGAGAGTGTAAGGTACTGGTGCTGGACCTTGGAAGAGActgggagagcgagggagggagggttggaggaACGAGGTAG